A genome region from Arachis duranensis cultivar V14167 chromosome 6, aradu.V14167.gnm2.J7QH, whole genome shotgun sequence includes the following:
- the LOC107494612 gene encoding histidine biosynthesis bifunctional protein hisIE, chloroplastic isoform X1 produces the protein MTISYAHMLQFSTSFLNGKLSFTSDNKGRRTHVLPFASLERPDKNIVVDPKFCQVDSLLDSVKWDDKGLAVAIAQNVDTGAILMQGFANREAVFTTLSSRKATFFSRSRSTLWTKGETSNNFINIHDVFLDCDRDSIIYLGKPDGPTCHTGAETCYYTSVFDSLKQQEIEGNRLALTSLYSLESTISQRKAELAEEENGKPSWTKRLLLNDKLLCSKIREEANELCQTLENNEDKSRTASEMADVLYHAMVLLAVKDVKVEDVLQVLRQRFFQSGIEEKKSRVSKKSEQD, from the exons ATGACCATTTCCTATGCTCACATGCTTCAGTTTTCCACTAGTTTCCTCAATGGCAAGCTATCATTTACCAGTGACAATAAAGGGAGAAGGACACACGTCTTACCTTTTGCTTCGTTGGAGAGACCAGACAAAAATATTGTTGTTGACCCCAAG TTTTGTCAGGTAGACTCTCTGCTGGACAGTGTAAAATGGGATGATAAAGGTTTGGCTGTGGCAATAGCTCAGAATGTTGACACTGGAGCCATATTAATGCAAGGTTTTGCAAATAGAGAAGCAGTGTTTACAACCCTATCTTCCCGGAAGGCTACGTTCTTCAGTCGGTCACGGTCAACATTGTGGACCAAAGGAGAGacttctaataattttataaatattcacGATGTTTTTCTTGACTGTGATCGTGATTCT ATAATATACCTCGGGAAACCTGATGGACCTACCTGCCACACGGGGGCAGAAACATGCTATTATACATCAGTCTTTGACTCACTAAAACAGCAAGAG ATTGAAGGAAATAGGTTGGCATTAACCTCTTTGTATTCATTAGAGTCGACAATCTCCCAACGCAAAGCAGAGTTAGCAGAAGAAGAGAATGGAAAGCCCTCATGGACTAAGCGATTATTGCTCAATGATAAGTTGTTATGCTCAAAAATCAG AGAAGAGGCAAATGAGTTGTGTCAAACACTAGAGAATAACGAGGACAAGTCACGTACTGCTTCAGAGATGGCTGATGTACTCTATCATGCCATGGTACTGTTGGCAGTGAAAGATGTCAAAGTAGAAGATGTTCTGCAGGTTCTTCGGCAGAGATTTTTCCAATCTGGTATCgaggaaaagaaaagtcgaGTATCCAAGAAATCAGAGCAAGATTGA
- the LOC107494612 gene encoding histidine biosynthesis bifunctional protein hisIE, chloroplastic isoform X2 produces MTISYAHMLQFSTSFLNGKLSFTSDNKGRRTHVLPFASLERPDKNIVVDPKVDSLLDSVKWDDKGLAVAIAQNVDTGAILMQGFANREAVFTTLSSRKATFFSRSRSTLWTKGETSNNFINIHDVFLDCDRDSIIYLGKPDGPTCHTGAETCYYTSVFDSLKQQEIEGNRLALTSLYSLESTISQRKAELAEEENGKPSWTKRLLLNDKLLCSKIREEANELCQTLENNEDKSRTASEMADVLYHAMVLLAVKDVKVEDVLQVLRQRFFQSGIEEKKSRVSKKSEQD; encoded by the exons ATGACCATTTCCTATGCTCACATGCTTCAGTTTTCCACTAGTTTCCTCAATGGCAAGCTATCATTTACCAGTGACAATAAAGGGAGAAGGACACACGTCTTACCTTTTGCTTCGTTGGAGAGACCAGACAAAAATATTGTTGTTGACCCCAAG GTAGACTCTCTGCTGGACAGTGTAAAATGGGATGATAAAGGTTTGGCTGTGGCAATAGCTCAGAATGTTGACACTGGAGCCATATTAATGCAAGGTTTTGCAAATAGAGAAGCAGTGTTTACAACCCTATCTTCCCGGAAGGCTACGTTCTTCAGTCGGTCACGGTCAACATTGTGGACCAAAGGAGAGacttctaataattttataaatattcacGATGTTTTTCTTGACTGTGATCGTGATTCT ATAATATACCTCGGGAAACCTGATGGACCTACCTGCCACACGGGGGCAGAAACATGCTATTATACATCAGTCTTTGACTCACTAAAACAGCAAGAG ATTGAAGGAAATAGGTTGGCATTAACCTCTTTGTATTCATTAGAGTCGACAATCTCCCAACGCAAAGCAGAGTTAGCAGAAGAAGAGAATGGAAAGCCCTCATGGACTAAGCGATTATTGCTCAATGATAAGTTGTTATGCTCAAAAATCAG AGAAGAGGCAAATGAGTTGTGTCAAACACTAGAGAATAACGAGGACAAGTCACGTACTGCTTCAGAGATGGCTGATGTACTCTATCATGCCATGGTACTGTTGGCAGTGAAAGATGTCAAAGTAGAAGATGTTCTGCAGGTTCTTCGGCAGAGATTTTTCCAATCTGGTATCgaggaaaagaaaagtcgaGTATCCAAGAAATCAGAGCAAGATTGA
- the LOC107494612 gene encoding histidine biosynthesis bifunctional protein hisIE, chloroplastic isoform X3, producing MQGFANREAVFTTLSSRKATFFSRSRSTLWTKGETSNNFINIHDVFLDCDRDSIIYLGKPDGPTCHTGAETCYYTSVFDSLKQQEIEGNRLALTSLYSLESTISQRKAELAEEENGKPSWTKRLLLNDKLLCSKIREEANELCQTLENNEDKSRTASEMADVLYHAMVLLAVKDVKVEDVLQVLRQRFFQSGIEEKKSRVSKKSEQD from the exons ATGCAAGGTTTTGCAAATAGAGAAGCAGTGTTTACAACCCTATCTTCCCGGAAGGCTACGTTCTTCAGTCGGTCACGGTCAACATTGTGGACCAAAGGAGAGacttctaataattttataaatattcacGATGTTTTTCTTGACTGTGATCGTGATTCT ATAATATACCTCGGGAAACCTGATGGACCTACCTGCCACACGGGGGCAGAAACATGCTATTATACATCAGTCTTTGACTCACTAAAACAGCAAGAG ATTGAAGGAAATAGGTTGGCATTAACCTCTTTGTATTCATTAGAGTCGACAATCTCCCAACGCAAAGCAGAGTTAGCAGAAGAAGAGAATGGAAAGCCCTCATGGACTAAGCGATTATTGCTCAATGATAAGTTGTTATGCTCAAAAATCAG AGAAGAGGCAAATGAGTTGTGTCAAACACTAGAGAATAACGAGGACAAGTCACGTACTGCTTCAGAGATGGCTGATGTACTCTATCATGCCATGGTACTGTTGGCAGTGAAAGATGTCAAAGTAGAAGATGTTCTGCAGGTTCTTCGGCAGAGATTTTTCCAATCTGGTATCgaggaaaagaaaagtcgaGTATCCAAGAAATCAGAGCAAGATTGA
- the LOC107494611 gene encoding IAA-amino acid hydrolase ILR1-like 9, which produces MAVFAVNCSILAALVFVLDFSSYFCCDLVLVLLVFSIDPILAIISGKRGHAAIPQHSIDPILAASNVIVSLQHIISREADPLDSQCDARALRVVLSLTDVNKGLRGYVVVEMSIAKNRD; this is translated from the exons ATGGCTGTGTTTGCTGTTAATTGTTCAATTTTGGCTGCCTTG GTCTTTGTTCTTGATTTTAGTTCTTATTTTTGCTGTGATTTAGTTCTTGTTCTTCTGGTATTTTCTATAGACCCCATATTGGCAATAATAAGTGGCAAGAGAGGTCATGCAGCCATTCCTCAGCATTCTATAGACCCCATATTGGCAGCTTCTAATGTGATTGTTAGCTTACAACATATCATTTCTCGCGAGGCCGATCCTCTGGATTCCCAG TGTGATGCACGAGCTTTGAGAGTTGTTCTCAGCCTCACAGATGTAAATAAAGGCTTAAGAGGCTATGTTGTTGTGGAGATGAGTATTGCTAAGAACAGGGATTAA